A genomic segment from Capra hircus breed San Clemente chromosome 15, ASM170441v1, whole genome shotgun sequence encodes:
- the ART5 gene encoding LOW QUALITY PROTEIN: ecto-ADP-ribosyltransferase 5 (The sequence of the model RefSeq protein was modified relative to this genomic sequence to represent the inferred CDS: inserted 1 base in 1 codon) yields MLAALLIALSCLSLHTLGSGVRPSVPWQNISIQNLSLAPDTFDDAYVGCSEEMEEKAVLLLEKEMANHPLLRESWKTAQKAWEQKRPGLILPPGFRSQHGIAIMVYTNSSNTLYRELNQAVRTGGGSWESYMNHFPFKALHFYLTRALQLLRGGGGCSREPGQAVFRGVGTIHFEPKSVGDSIRLGQFTSSSLDETVARGFGNATFFSLRTCFGAPIQALSVFPKQHEVLIPPHEVFVVTGFSKDGNRSLVTLSSSDQMCSHFNCAYLGEKKRPSCESVLTGGQADSLSKGXFSLLSWKTLLLASWGFQLLGAGL; encoded by the exons ATGTTGGCAGCTCTGCTGATCGCCCTCAGCTGCCTCAGCCTCCACACCCTCGGCAGCGGTGTCCGCCCGTCTGTCCCCTGGCAG AATATTTCCATCCAGAACCTGAGCCTGGCTCCAGATACATTCGATGATGCCTATGTGGGCTGCTcggaggagatggaggagaaagcAGTGCTTCTGttagagaaggagatggccaACCATCCCCTGCTGCGAGAGTCCTGGAAGACAGCCCAGAAGGCCTGGGAGCAAAAACGTCCAGGGCTCATTCTGCCTCCTGGCTTCAGAAGCCAGCACGGAATCGCCATCATGGTCTACACCAACTCATCCAACACTTTGTACCGGGAGCTGAACCAGGCTGTGCGGACAGGCGGTGGCTCCTGGGAGTCCTACATGAACCACTTCCCTTTCAAGGCCCTGCATTTCTACCTGACCCGGGCCCTGCAGCTGCTGCGGGGTGGTGGGGGCTGCAGCAGGGAACCTGGGCAGGCGGTGTTCCGTGGCGTGGGCACCATTCACTTTGAACCCAAGAGTGTGGGGGACTCTATCCGCTTGGGCCAGTTTACCTCCAGTTCCCTGGATGAGACAGTGGCCCGTGGATTTGGTAATGCCACTTTCTTCTCTCTAAGGACTTGCTTTGGGGCCCCAATCCAGGCCCTGTCTGTCTTTCCTAAACAGCATGAGGTGCTGATCCCCCCGCATGAAGTCTTCGTGGTGACGGGTTTCTCTAAGGATGGAAACAGAAGCCTGGTGACTCTCTCCAGCAGTGATCAGATGTGCAGCCACTTTAACTGCGCCTATCTGGGTG AGAAGAAGAGGCCGAGCTGTGAGTCTGTGCTAA CAGGCGGGCAGGCAGACTCACTCTCCAAGG CCTTTTCTCTGCTCTCCTGGAAGACCCTGCTCTTGGCCTCTTGGGGGTTCCAGCTCTTAGGAGCTGGGCTCTGA
- the LOC102169399 gene encoding ecto-ADP-ribosyltransferase 5, whose translation MLAALLIVLGRLSLYILTSVGLYFPGQAQGTSQYMDLAPDTFDDAYVGCSEKMEAVAVRLLKEEMARHTRLRVAWENAGKYWEQKSSELSLPPGFKREHGIAIVLYANSSNALYQELNEAVRTGGRSRESYMKYFPFKALHFYLTRALQLLRGSGGCSREPGLVVFRGVSADLEPRRLWDPVRLGQFASSSLDDAAAHKFDTTTFFIMRTCFGALIQDFSVFPKEHQVLIPPQEIFLVVQFNQNKDQNRVTLSSSDHICSHFNCAYLGEKKRPSCVRLLIGGQGDSLSRRDFSLLSWKTLLLASWGFQLLGVGL comes from the exons ATGCTGGCAGCTCTGTTGATCGTCCTTGGCCGCCTCAgcctctacatcctcaccagtgTCGGCCTTTACTTCCCCGGTCAG GCCCAGGGTACCTCTCAGTACATGGACCTGGCTCCAGACACCTTTGACGATGCCTATGTGGGCTGCTCAGAGAAGATGGAGGCGGTGGCAGTCCGTCTGCTAAAGGAGGAGATGGCCCGCCATACCAGGCTGCGGGTTGCCTGGGAGAATGCTGGGAAGTACTGGGAGCAAAAAAGTTCAGAGCTCAGCTTGCCTCCAGGCTTCAAAAGAGAGCATGGAATTGCCATTGTGCTCTACGCAAACTCATCCAACGCTTTGTACCAGGAGCTGAACGAGGCTGTGCGGACAGGCGGTCGCTCCAGGGAGTCCTACATGAAATACTTTCCCTTCAAGGCCCTGCATTTCTACCTGACCCGGGCCCTGCAGCTGCTGAGGGGCAGTGGGGGCTGCAGCAGGGAACCAGGGCTGGTGGTGTTCCGCGGTGTGAGCGCTGATCTTGAACCCAGGAGGCTGTGGGACCCTGTCCGCTTAGGCCAGTTTGCCTCCAGTTCCCTGGATGACGCCGCAGCCCATAAGTTTGATACTACCACCTTTTTTATTATGAGGACTTGCTTTGGGGCCCTGATCCAAGACTTTTCTGTCTTTCCTAAGGAGCATCAGGTGCTGATTCCCCCTCAAGAAATCTTTTTGGTCGTTCAATTCAATCAGAATAAAGACCAGAACAGGGTGACTCTCTCCAGCAGTGATCACATCTGCAGCCACTTTAACTGCGCCTATCTGGGTG AGAAGAAGAGGCCGAGCTGTGTGCGTTTGCTAA ttGGAGGGCAGGGAGACTCACTCTCCAGGAGGGACTTCTCTCTGCTCTCCTGGAAGACCCTGCTCTTGGCCTCTTGGGGGTTCCAGCTCTTAGGAGTTGGGCTCTGA